Part of the Cygnus atratus isolate AKBS03 ecotype Queensland, Australia unplaced genomic scaffold, CAtr_DNAZoo_HiC_assembly HiC_scaffold_424, whole genome shotgun sequence genome is shown below.
ctccttcccccagaacaCCGCTGTGGGATCTTCAGCATCTGCTGCCGTTGGCAGCATCCTGAGTGAGGAGGGAGTACCCATCTCCTCCGGGGGCTTTGGCCTCTCTGGCTTTGGTGGCCGCTATAGTGGCAGAAGGTGCCTGCCCTGCTAAAGCCCACGAGGACGACCAGTGAGCGCATCAACCAGGAAGCCCGAAGCCAGGTTCCAGACTGAGGACAGAGCTGCTGGCCAGGTTTCCAGATG
Proteins encoded:
- the LOC126913732 gene encoding feather keratin 1-like; the encoded protein is MSCYDLCRPCGPTPLANSCNEPCVRQCQDSRVVIQPSPVVVTLPGPILSSFPQNTAVGSSASAAVGSILSEEGVPISSGGFGLSGFGGRYSGRRCLPC